From Candidatus Bathyarchaeota archaeon:
GTTCAAGTCCTAAAGAACCTTTTGTTTAAAGGTTTACGTTTTCAAACCTTACATTGTTTATATTAAAGGTAAAGTTTAAAACGCTCACCTAATAGTAAATGTTCAAATCAAAACTCAAAGAGAGGCCGTTGGAGCGCGACAAAATTGAATAGAAAGGCTGTGGCTGTAAATACGTTAATAACCGTGCTAGTTTTAGCGGCATTCTGTCAGCTGATTTCGTTACATGTTTACGCAGTTAACGTGACGATAACCTCCATTTCACCTGCAACAAAAACCGGAAAAGTCGGAGAAATAGTCACACTTGTTGGCACAATAAACACGACAGAAGGCTTATACGAGGTCTGGTTTGACAGCATTCTAGTGGCAAACGGAACAGCTTCTGGAAATAATGTGAACTGCTCGTTTAAAGTTCCCACTCTTCAGGGTGGAAATTACACAATAACGCTGCGTGATGTCCTTGCAGGAGTTAACGCTACTTCATGGTTTTACGTGGAGGCAAACTACATCATAAAAGTAAGCAAGCCACAATATCCAAATCAATTCCAAGAAGGCGCAACGGCAATTAACATTTCCGTCAGTATAACTGGAGGCAAAAAAGAGAACGGTGGTTATGTCGCTAACATAACTGTCAAAACACCAGCAAACGAGACGTACCAGGCACTTGTGCATCTCTTAAATACAACAGACACGGGTGTATGGAACGCCTCAATATTATATCCGGACAATTTTTTGGGGCGTCCACACACAAATTACACTGGAACTTACACGGTATACTTCAACGGAACCTTAGCTTATGACACGTTTTTCATAGGACTAACAGATCGCGCGGAATATCACAGGGGCGACGTGGTTAGAATAAAAGCTGTTGGTTATTCATCGCTTACCGGTACTAATACAACAATATCAATTAGGTTTGGAAACGAACTAATAGCCAACTTTAACCATACAGTTTTAGGCGACATTATAGAAGCAAACTGGACGGTTCCAGTCAACACACTTATTGGAAACTACACCTTAAATATAACACCGAAACCAGACAGCAAAAAAGTTAATGACACACAAGATTTCATCGTCCCAGGGTTCAAAACCCAAATTACTCCACTCAACCTTGCAGGAGAACCTGTTCCAAACGTCCTAATTAATGCGTATGATAAATGGGCTAATGCAACCTATAACATCACAAGCAATGAAAACGGCATTGCTGTCGCCTTGTTAGAGAAGGGTGAATACAACTTAACAGCGTACTTCAAAAAAGTTAAGGTCAGCGAAAAATCTTTCTTTATCCCAAATATGTATGATAAACTAAACATAACTTGCCAGCTTACTAACCTCAACATAGCGGTTGTAGGCGAACAAAACGTTGCGGTAAAAATTCCGTTTGTATCCTTAAACATTTCCGTCACCTACACCATGGATTTGGATGGTGGGAAAATTGAGAACGAAACCATCATTTCTCAGACTAATATTGATGGTTATGCACAGCTTAGGTCGCTCCTTATAAGTGCATCATATCATGTGGCAGCTCTCCGCTACGGGAAAGTTTTCAATTTAAACAATGACACTTTTCGACTGAAGCCGTCCGCATGGAATAATATAACTATATTTTGTCCCGTTAGACCTTTAACAGTGAATTTAGTGGGCACCAATAATGTCCCCATATCAAACGCCCTGGTGGAAGTTCAAGAAACAATGGGTGGATTGCAATATACTAATTACACAAACCAGGATGGCCGATCGTTCTTCAGCTGTGTTTTTGGGATTTATAATGTTAAAGTTTCTTCTAGAGGGGTTATTCTTAATTCAACAGTAGTTGAACTCTTCGAGGGAAAAACGATAACGGTCTATTGTCCTCTGTATAACCTGCCAATATACGTTAAGGTGATCGACTATTTTGGGCAACCAATTCCAAACGTTAACGTAACCCTAGAACGTGAAGGCGTACCGATAAACTCCAAATTGACAAACGCTAACGGAATAGCAGATTTCACGGAGATCGGAGGGACTCTGACAATAAAGGTTTACTTAACAGACCGAAACCAGCCAATTTATTCATTTACATGCCCGGTTGTTGAGGCAAGGAATGAAATAAACCCAATTGAAGTTAAGTTGGCTAAGTATATTATTTTCGCCGGCCTCCTCGTTGAGACAGCATGGTTTGCAACAATTATCTTGATTGTAGTAGCTCTGGCGTTTTTCGTTCTACTTGAAGTAAGAATGAAACGTTTCAAAATATAAGTTTCCCGAAAAGTTTGAGTTTAAATGTTGAGTCTAATTGGGAAAACTTTATATCAATTTCCGAGAATTCTTACAGTAACAAAAGCGTTATGGAACGGCAAGGTTTTATTGAATAGTTAAAGGTTGGTCGTCCCTTGGCGCAAGTGAAGATGTGTTCTCCCAAATGTGAACTTTTCAAGTGTGGCAAGAATGCTGCCGTTTTCCGTAGAGACGGTGTGTGGTGCAGATGGACTGAAGACATGTGTAATGTGGCGAACTGTTCATACGCACTTTGTGTTAAAAGGCGTCTACTTCCAAGGGGAGTATGCGGCGAAACAATAAGAAGGAAAACTGTGGAAAAACAACCTGAGGAAGTTGTTGGTCCAGCAATAAAGCTTCGGGGAAGAGCCCTCCGCAAGATAGGTGAAAGAGAACTGTTCTAAACTCGAAAGTTCATCGACATACTGCGAGCGCTCAATAATCTGAACTTTCACTTGGCTTGAATTCGCTTAACTACCGGAGGTCTTATTTTTTTTAGAACTCTGTAGCCGCAGACGGTGCATTTTATTTCTCCCCCTCGCAGTTCAAGCTCTTCCGTTGAAACCCTAGCTCCACACCTTAGGCATTCATAAACTATTCCAGGAGCTGCTTTTTCCATTTTTATTCCCCGTTACAAAAGAATTTGTTTACTTTTAAGCATTTCCCCAGGAATAATATTATTTGTCTCGGCGATTAGTATGAAGAAACGCCTAAAACATCTCCTTTCAACAGTGTTGCCGTCCGAGGTGGTAGCTACTATTTATAACTCTTACGATATCGTGGGCGACATAGCCATCATACGTCTTGCTGAGGATTCCCAAAAGCATGGCCAGACCATTGCTGAGGCAATAATGAAGGTTCATAAAAATGTTAAGACAGTTCTAGCTCAAACAAGCCCGGTTCAAGGAGACTTTAGACTTCGGAAGCTTGAGTACATTTCCGGAGAGAATAAAACAAGAACCGTCCACAAAGAGTCCGGATGCCTTTTCTCGGTTGATCTGGAACGCTGCTATTTTTCACCTAGGCTGTCCTATGAGAGAATGCGGGTTGCAAATCTCGTCCAAGACGGTGAAATCATCATAAATATGTTTGCAGGTGTTGGGTGTTTTTCTATAGTAATCGCTAAACATTCAAAGGTTGAAAAGATATATTCAATAGACATTAACCCTATAGCAGTCCGGTACATGTGGGAAAATATAAAACTCAACAATGTTCATGGTAAAATAGTCCCAATAGAAGGTGACGCAAAAGACGTAATCCTAGAAAGGCTCCGTGACACTGCAAACAGAGTTCTCATGCCGCTGCCTGAAAAAGCCCTAGAATACTTGCCATATGCATTTCTGTCATTAAAAAACGGTAGGGGCTGGATACACTACTACGACTTTGAAAATGCAAAAAAGAATGAAAACCCCGTTGAGAAAGTTAAAGCGAAAGTTGCGGATAAGCTTAAAAAACTTAACGTGAACTTCGAGATGCCTTTCAGTCGAATTGTTCGGACAACAGGGCCAAACTGGTATCAGATCGTCGTAGACATCCTATGCAAAGGCTTAAAGACTAGCAAATTTTAATAAAGAGTTGTAAAAACCATATGCGTTGGGGTTGCCATGAAAAGGAAGCTTATGGAGATATTGGCCTGTCCAATAGATAAACATCATCCCCTTGAATTATATGTTTTCGAAGAAAGAGAAGAGATCGTTGAAGGATTGATTGTCTGCCCGGAATGTTTACGTTGGTACCCTATAAGGGATGAGATTCCAGAGATGCTTCCGGATGAGCTTAGAAAGGAAATTGAGGATCTGCCTTTCTTGAAAAAATGGAAGGAGAAAATTCCGGAAAAGATTCTGCTCGAGGGAAAACCATTCAATCTTAAAAAAAGTTAAAGCCTACTTTATTCTTACGAGTTTGCTAGTTCTTGAAGATTTCAGTGCGGCTTCAGCAATTTTCAAGGCTTTTAATCCGTCCTCTCCAGTTATTAAGGGTTTTTCCTTCCCTAGGATACAGTTTGTGAAGTGTTTAAGCTCAAGTTTTAGCGGCTCCTGCCAAGGGATTCTCGGCTGAACAGTCTCTTTCGCATTCTCTATAGTCAACTCCTGTGTGATATAATCAAGTTTTACTATTGCCTCGCTTCCAGTTACCACTAGCACTCGCGTTTTGTAAGGAGTTAGCCAGTTGGATTCTATGAAGGCGTTTTTTCCGCCTTCAAAAGTGAGCATGATGTGGGCGTAATCCTCAAAGCGCTTGTGTCTCATGTTTCCAGTTTTCGCGTAAACTGCTATCGGGTCATCGTTAAATAAGTAGCGTGTTATGTCTATATCGTGAATCGCTAAATCTTTTACAACGCCAATGTCTCCTATTCTCTCCGGCCATTGGGAAACTCTTTTAGCTGTTGCACAAACAAGCTCGCCTATACTTTTATTTTCAATAGCATTTTTTATGTATTGTACTCCTGGAATGAAACGCATCAAGAAACCAACCGAAAGGTATAACCCTTCTTTTTCCGCCGTCTCTATTAATATTTCAGCCTGTTTAGAGTTTGCAGCCATTGGCTTTTCAACCAAAACATGTTTTCCAAATTTTAATGCTTTCAATGCTTCTTTTGCAAGACTTGTTGACCACGTACATACACTTACCGCTTCGATTTCCTTTTTTTTCAGCATCCTTCCGGCTTCCGTATATGCTTCAACACCGAGCTGTTTTGCAACAGTTTTGGCTCTTTCAGCGTCTATGTCACAAACAGCTATGAGCTCCGTTTCCTCTAGTTCCCTGAAGATCCTTGCATGGTTTTTCCCCCAAAAACCAGCACCGATAACGGCTACCCCGAGTTTTTTATCCATTCTTCCGTAACCCCCTACCTAAACCTCGGTATACAAAGCCTTCGGATTCAACCTTCACCGGGTCTAAGATACCCTCAAAATCAACAATCGCCGCTGGCATTTTCATTAGAAGTTTAAGCTTTTTTAGATTTAACCGTTTAAACTGGTCGTGGCCGGTGAATATTACAACACAGTCTGCGCCTTCTAATGCCTCCGTCAAATTTTCCTTAATAGGCGGCAACTCTAATTCCGTTGAAAATTTCTGCGGTAAATATGGATCATAAAGGCTTAGTTTAACACCCCTTCTTTCAAGCATCCCAACAAACATTTTCAATGAGTTTTTTGGTGTGTCCATGATGTTTCGGTTTTGAGAAATACCTAGTAATGCAACCCTTGCTCTTCTCGTAGTTTTTCCGCAACTTTTTAACGCCTCTTGAATGAGGGCAACAGCGTGTCTTAACATTTCTTTATTGCTTTCTAAGGACACAGCCAAAGTTCGAAGTTTAATGTTATGGCTTTCCGCATCTTCCGAGAGTATCAGGAGTTCATTGTCGACCGTGCAGTCTAATGTAGGCTGCACAAACTCACCAAGATCCGCTGTTAACAAGCTTTGAACAGTTAAGTAGTCAACGCCAATTTTCTCGCAGAAGAATGCAAACTCGTTAGCTAACACAGAACCAATTTTTCTCCTCATAGCCTCAAGTAATATAGCCGTTTCGGCCGCCCTTACATCCATGGTTTTAATAGGCAGAGTTTTTGTGACAGAGCCAAGAAAATCCGATGCTTTTTCCAAACTATTTTCATCAAAGGCTGCAACGATTCGTTTATAATTTGCCAGACTTTTGAGCGTGTGTGTCTTCCAATCTAAAACCGGACTGTACGCAAGATAAAAGTCTACACCCAATTTCAGCCCAGATGTGTTCTCAAGAACTTCTTTTAAGATGTTCTCAGTAACATTAACTCCTACAACGCTTGTAATAATGACTAACGTGTTCTTGCGGAGGTTTAAACCTATTCTCTTAAGATTTTTTTCAATGTTTGAGTAGTCCACCCTGTCCTTTTCGTTTATTTCTGTTGGTGTTGTAACGACTATAATGTTGCTTAGGGTTACCGCTCCCTCCAAATTGCTTGTGACCCTAAGCCTTCCATCGTCCAAGTTTTTTCGCAGAACGGGTTCCACTTCTTGTCTTAAAAATGGAACTCTGCCTTTCGAAACGCGTTCCACTAAGGTTCGATCCTCATCAGCACATATTACATTAACCCCCGCTTCAACGAAAAGACATGCATGGAGAATCCCGCTTCGTCCACAACCTACAACACATACTGTAAACTTTTCGCATGGTTCAGGATCTTTGCTTTCCTTGATTGCCGCGTCTGACATCATCATATTTTCTCCAGATTTTAGATGCATTCCTCAACTTTAGCTTTTTACGCTGTCAATTATCCTTTTAAGCTTTAGACTAAACTCTCGGACAAGTTCCTCAGCCCTTTCCTTTGTTTTTGCCTCCGCGTAAATTCTGTAAAGTGGTTCGGTTCCGCTGGGCCTCATCAAAATCGAGCTTTTATCTTCAAACCATATTTTAATTCCATCGATTGTCTCTATGTTTAGCCCCTTTGTTTCCGCGATGAGATTTTCTAAGACTTTCTCCTTAAGTTTGTTGGGGCATTCGACCTTACCTTTCTCAATAAAATACCTTGGAAGCTCGCCAAGTAATTGAGAAAGCTTCTGGCCGGTTTCAGCCATTATGTCCAGTATTAGAGCTGTTGCCATTCCCCCATCTCTAACAGCTTGATGAGGTCCATAAAAGATTCCTCCATTTTCTTCTCCACCCAGCTTTGCGTTTAGTTTTTTCATGGTATGCGAGACAGTTACGCTTCCAACTTTTGTCCAGACAACTTCTCCACCGTAAGCTTCTGCTATATCTCTAATCAGCGTTGATGAGCTAACTGGTGAAACAACTTTCTCGCCGGGATTCCTCATTAAAAAGTATTTTTCAACTAGGGCGAAGGTTTTATCACCCCAGTGAATTTCTCCAGTCTCGTCAACAAATATGGAGCGGTCAGCGTCTCCGTCAAATGCAACTCCGACATCGGCGTTTACCGCTTTAACCGCTAATGCCAAATCTTTTAGGTTTTCAGGACGAGGTTCCGGAGGCCTTCCCGGGAAAGTTCCATCAATGTTCGCGTTTATTGTTGTAACTCTGCAGCCTAAGTCCCTCAAAATTTTGGGAACTGCAAGAGCGCCCACGCTGTTAGCCGCGTCCACGACGACATGGTAACGCTTGTCTGCTATTTTATTAATGTCGATATGCGCCTTTATGGCTTCCATGTATTCATCAATTATTCCTATGAGTGGCCGTGTTTCTCCAATTTTACACCATTCAGCGTACTGCACCCTTTCTTCAAAGAAAATGTTTTCAATCTCTATTTCTTGTTCTCGTGAGATTTCTATTCCATCGTTCCATACAACCTTTATTCCATTATACTCCGGAGGATTATGGGAGGCGGTTATTATAACTGCCCCGTCTACTTTGTGTTTTTTAGTGGCATATTGTAATGCCGGGGTTGGTGCCATACCGGCGAATAAAACATTGCAACCAGTTGCATTTAACCCGGAAATAACAGCTTTGGCAAGCATCGGACTACTCGTTCTAGCATCATGTCCAACTATTAACTTACCTTTCTTGAAGAAGGTCCCTATCGCGCTTCCGATTTTTGCTGCAAGCTCTGGGGTTAACTCTTTGTTTGCTATTCCCCGAATACCGTTTGTTCCAAACAATCTTCCAGCGTTTATCATTCTTCTGGACACCTTCTGAAGCTTAGAGTATGCATGTCGAAGTTGTCACGCTTTCATAAACCTCTTTCGCTGGACAGATTGTTACTCCTCTTGCTAGCTTAACATGATCCCCGATGACAACGTGATCTCCAATGACGCAATTCTCGCTTATTTCGACGTTTTCTCCGATGATTGCGTTTTCACCAATTATTGCGCCGTTGATGATGCATGAGTCCGCTATAGAGACACCTTCAAATATTACCGAGTTTTTTATCTGCACATTTTTTCCAATGTTAACGTTTCTTCCTAATACCGTGTATGGTCCAATTACGGATCCTTCTCTAATGGAAGAGCGTTCACCACAAAATGTTGGTTGAATAATTTTGCCCACTCCTTTTACTGTGTTTTGCCATCTATCGTTGACTTTTCTAAGTAAAATCCTATTTACATTTAAATAGTCCTCGATCTTGCCTATATCCGTCCAAAATCCATCAAACATGTAGCCGTAAAGTTTCCCCTCTTTTACAAGTTTTGGAAAAACTTCCCGTTCTAAGGAGACTTTCATTCCTTCCGGGATATAACTGAAAATTTCCGGGCTAAAAACATACACGCCGGCGTTTATGAGGTTTGATGGCGAGAATTCTCTTGGAGGTTTTTCGATGAAATTTTTTATTCTACCGTCTTCTGTTAACTCTGCAACTCCATATCTGCTTGGGTCTTTAACACGATGAAGTGCTATCGTTGCAACGGCGTTTTTCTCTTCGTGCATTTTAATAATTTCTAGATAATTTATATCTGCAAAAATGTCTCCATTAATGACCAAGAATTTTTCCTTGCCTAAGATTCTCTCTGCTCTTTTTATTGGACCGCCGGTTCCTAATGGTTTTCTAGGAGGATCGCATGAATAAACGATTCTCATTCCGTTTCTTGAGAACTTTGCTTGTCTTAGATGGAATGCTGTTTGACCATTGACAGCGAATATCACCTCTTTAAAATTGCTTTCATAAAGCTTTTCGATAATCCATTCTACAAGAGGCTTATTGATTATTGGAAATAAAATCTTTGGTCGCGTGCAGCTTAACGGCCTAAGCCTTGTTCCGAATCCACCGGCAAGGATTAAAGCCTTCAAAGAACTCACCGCCAATTTGGCTGCAAGCTTATATTCAAAGCCTTCTAATAAAACAGTTTCGTGATGGGAAATCCTATGAAGGTTCTGCTTCATGAAATGAGTTGGGTTGAGGCCAAGGAGTATTTCAGCAAAAATGATATTGCTATACTCCCAGTGGGTTCAAACGAGCAGCATGGTCCGCATGGCCCTCTTGGAACAGACAATTTTATTGCTAAGGCGATTGCCGAAGAAGTTGCCAAACGTACCGGCGTTGTGTGCCTTCAAGTTATACCATTCGGTGTAAGTCATCAACACAGACAATTTTGGGGCACAGTTTTCGTTTCGCCAGAAACTTTCAAAAACTATGTTAAGGAGGTTTGCCTATCCCTAAACTATTATGGCGTTAGAAAAATTGTCATAGTTAATGGACACGGCGGAAACTTAAACGCCTTAACTGACTTAGCAAGGGAACTTAGAGAAATCGGTATTTTTGTATCTGTCTTCCAATGGTGGCCAGCAGCTAGCAAGCTTTTGCCTGATATTTTTAGATCAGAAGAAAGGGGACACGCGGGGTCTGAAGAGACTTCAATGAACTTAGCTTTGTTTCCACACTTTGTTAACATGGACAACGCTGTTGACGAAGAGGTCCATAGATCCTTCGCAGAAGTGGAGGGCTTAACTCTTCCATTAGATACAGCTGACCAAACTAGACTAGGAGTGTTTGGTAAGTCAACAACAGCTTCTGCAGAAAAAGGAAGAAAAATCTTTGAAACTGTTGTTAACGAATTGATTAAACATGTTAATTGGCTTAAGAATGCGAATATCAAAGACTTAAAGGCTAAGCCTAAAGCTTAAGCGATGTATACCCAGTGGCCTAGTCCAATAATAAAGCGTCCTCCCTTTTTGTATTGTAAACCCGTTAAGCCTAAGAAAGGGAAAACTTAATTCTACTGATAAGTTAAAGATAGCAAGATACAAGTGCGGGGGTTGCCAAGCCTGGCCAAAGGCGCAGCCCTGAGGCGAGGCTCGTCCAAAAGCTTCGCGGAGCGGCTGTCCCGTAGGGGTTCGTGGGTTCAAATCCCACCCCCCGCACTAATTTACTATTAATCATTGTCGTTTAAGCTCAATAATCACGGAGGAGCTGTTCATAAGAAAATAAATGAGCGTAGGCCCCATAGTGCTAAAACTTGAGACCGTTGTTTTGGTTCGTTGTTTCTGTAAGTAAGGTTTATTAAGTAATACTTTTGTTATTAAAAGTATTACAGGTGTTGCAATGCACATACCCGACGGCTATTTAAGTCTTGAAGTTTCAGTTTTAATGAGTGTTGTATCTGTGGCTTTTCTTGTTTTGTGTTGGAGAAAGGTTAAGGCTGCTTATCCAAAATCTTTCGCTTCGTTGTTAGCCGTCTCCAGCGCTTTCGTTTTTGTGGCACAAATGATCAACTTTCCAATAACTTACGGAACTAGTGGGCATCTGGTTGGTGGCACTTTTCTCTCCGTTGTTCTTGGACCTTATGCGGCTGTCATAAGCATGACCATTGTTTTGTTGATACAAGCGTTATTTTTTGCGGATGGGGGAATATCTGCTTTGGGTGCAAACATTTTTAATATGGCTATAATAAGTGGGTTAAGCTTTTTCTTAGCGAAGCTTATCGCAGGCAACAATATAAGAGGCAAACGCTTTGTCATGGGAGTTTTTGCAGCTTCATGGCTTTCAGTTGTTTTAGGAGCTTTGGCATGCGGCTTAGAAATAGGTGTGTCCCCAGCTTTCTCGCAAGCTGGTGGCGTTGCTGTGACGGTTCCAACAATGCTTTTCTGGCATGCCTTAATTGGATTTGGCGAGGCAATAATAACAACAACTTTTATAACTCAACTTTCCAAGCTTCAAGCGGTTGTCCTAAATGGTTTAACTTTTTTCAGGAGGGATGCTGTTTGAGCGGATACGTTAAAGCTTTGATACTGATACTAGCTGGTTTTGTGGTTCTGTTGCCTTTCACCTCATCTTATCCGGATGGGCTGGAAACAGTAGCTGAAGCTCTTGGCGTCAGAGAACACGAGCCTCTATGGACTGGACTAATGCCCGATTATGTTCTTCCAACGGTTGAGAATCCATATCTTTCAACTTTGATTGCAGGCTTTTTAGGGGTGTTTCTTATCCTGATCTTATCGTTTGCTCTTGGAAAGGTAATATCAAAAACCAGCCAATTAAAAAGCTGAGGAATGCTATTCTCGACTTGAGAGAATCACTATGTAATCGGCCGTATCCGCACACATGTCAGCAGCATGCTCAATAAATTCCACTAAATCATCGAAAATAACCATGGACCCGCTGTCTATTTCCCGTCCATGCTTAATGAACAAAGCTTTTGTTTTTAAATATTCTTCATCTATTTTCTTTTCAATTTCTTCAACCTTTTTGGCCCCACTTATGGCTGCAGCAGAGTCAACTGCAATTTTTTCAATACTGCTTCTCAAAGCGTGAGCACAGTTTAAAAGGAAAGCTGTCGTACGGGCTGTGCTTTCCCATAGCTCTTTTGGTATTTTTGCTTCTTCAAGCATCTTTATGCATCTTGCAGCGTCTTTCACGTGGTCAGCCAGAGTGTCAAGCCTTTTCACTAAATGCATTAAATCCTCGCGGTATTCTGCAAAAAGCGCCACACCTTTGGAAAGCTCCTTGAAAACTTCCGTTCGCAGTCTGTCAACCTCTTTTTCAACTTTGAAAATGTTCTCTATATATTGCATAGCTTCCTTTTTGTTGTTTTCAACCATCTTTTGCATGGATTGATGGAGAAGCGTTACAGTGTCAAGAGCTTTTGTGATTTGTTCCTGCGCTAGGTCCAGGGCTTTGGCTCTTCGCCTTCTTTCAAACCATGCATAACTCTTACTTTCCAAGACTTCTCATCCCGTCACATAATTTTATGGATTGCTTAATAACACTTTTCAAAATTACCTTTCCTCTTTCTCGGCAACCCAGTAAGCTTTTATTTTTCCGTTTCGTGCGACAACATACTCCTTCTTAAAGATTGGGGCTTCCTTCTTGTATCTTTCAACGGCTTCCCTTAAAACTGGAAAAACATTTTCCCTATGAGAACCTGCAACTAAAACGTAAACAAGATCCTCACCCACATTGAACTCGCCGGAAAAATGGTGAATTTGAACGTCTACAACACCTTTTTTCATTTTTAAGTCTTCACGTATCCCTGATAAAACCTCATCGGCTTTTTCCTCGTAAGCCTCTATCTCCAGCTTTTGAACTTTCTCGCCTTCCATGTTTTCTCCACGAACAACACCCACGAAAATGGCTATGGCACCTGCCTTTTGAAAGTCCGGTTTATTTTTTACTTCTGCAAGCAACTTCTCAAGGGACAATGTGCCCTTTTCGTGAACATATTTAGCACACATTTTGCATCACAGCTTGAAATTATGGCAAAAATATTCTGCGGCAATCTACTATTTAGTTTTTAGCTATTAAGTCACTTTTTATGTATCTTCGCATGTCTTCCAACGCGGCTGAAGGAACCGGTAAATCTTTCATGGTGAGCAATCCGGCTGGCGCGTTAAGCACTTTTGGAATAGTGTTAATCATCAATGCAACCGTGCCTACATCTCCATGAATACATGGTTGTATCTTTTGGTTAACTGTTGGCACACCCGTAATCCTTATGGCGTCGTATTCTTCTTCGGCGCCAATGTAAGCTTGGAAATCTAGAACTATTACTTCTCTGCCTTTCATGAAACCTCGTGCAACTTGTCTTAAACCAGCTACTTTTCCAGCCTCAACTTTTACTGCTTCACTTTTCACTGGAACCTTTGCAATCACTGGCTCGACCGAATCAGCTTCTACTTTCTCCAGTTCCCATGCTAGAGCGTCGGCGATCATGGAAATAGACTGCTCAAGTCCCACATGTCCTGTAATCTCCTTAGCCTCAATTTTTTGTCTGAACTCCTCCACGGTTAGCCCTGCACCTATTTTTTTCTGGAAGGGCAATCGCCTCGTGGCGGCATTCATCACTCTAATCGCCTCAATTTTTTCTATTTTCTGGCAGACTGCAGTTAAGGTTATCACAAGAGTATCCATAAGGTAACCTGGGTTTATCCCCGTCCCTAAAACCGTTACATTATGCTTTTTGGCTAAGGCATCTAGCTCTTCTGCGATTTTAGGCTCTGAATAATACGGATACGCAAGTTCCTCACAAGTAGATATTACGTTTACTCCGTGTTCTATTAGTGAAACTATTTGCGGATAAGTTTCTTTAAGATAGGATGAAGTTGCATGAATCGCTACATCAGCTGTTGTTGCTGAAAATAAACGGTCAACATTCCTGTAAATTTTTACATTAAGTCGCTTTTTTAAGCCCAATACCTCGCTTAAATCCTTGTCTACCTTATCCTTTGCTACATCCACAGCGCCTACAATTTTCAAGCCCTTCCTTTCCAATAAAGCCTTAGCAATTAAACTACCGAGGGCTCCGACTCCGTACAAAACAACCTTTATTTCTTTCATTTGCGCCCCTCACTTTTGCAGATTTATTTAATCTCCAATTTATAAAAGATAACTTGCTATATTAGAACCGGGTAATAGGAGCGAAAATTAAATGTATGAAGGACCCGATCTGCAAACTTACATAAACCAAGCAGTAAATTCAAACTCAAACATTTCAAAAGCAACAATGCCTAAAATAAATGTGTTTCTTCTTCAGAGAAACGCGCGAAATAATGACGGAATAAATCTACAAAAGTTTTGGCAGGGTTGGAGGCATCTAAATGACAACAAAATTCTGGAAAATATCCCTAGAGACTGAAAAAGCCTCCAAATCAAAGGCTGAAGTCCACATACTAAAAAATCAGTGTAAAGGATGCGGTTATTGTATATATTACTGCCCTAAAAGGGTCTTAGA
This genomic window contains:
- a CDS encoding Gfo/Idh/MocA family oxidoreductase, producing the protein MDKKLGVAVIGAGFWGKNHARIFRELEETELIAVCDIDAERAKTVAKQLGVEAYTEAGRMLKKKEIEAVSVCTWSTSLAKEALKALKFGKHVLVEKPMAANSKQAEILIETAEKEGLYLSVGFLMRFIPGVQYIKNAIENKSIGELVCATAKRVSQWPERIGDIGVVKDLAIHDIDITRYLFNDDPIAVYAKTGNMRHKRFEDYAHIMLTFEGGKNAFIESNWLTPYKTRVLVVTGSEAIVKLDYITQELTIENAKETVQPRIPWQEPLKLELKHFTNCILGKEKPLITGEDGLKALKIAEAALKSSRTSKLVRIK
- a CDS encoding DNA-directed RNA polymerase subunit P, whose product is MEKAAPGIVYECLRCGARVSTEELELRGGEIKCTVCGYRVLKKIRPPVVKRIQAK
- a CDS encoding class I SAM-dependent methyltransferase family protein, with the translated sequence MKKRLKHLLSTVLPSEVVATIYNSYDIVGDIAIIRLAEDSQKHGQTIAEAIMKVHKNVKTVLAQTSPVQGDFRLRKLEYISGENKTRTVHKESGCLFSVDLERCYFSPRLSYERMRVANLVQDGEIIINMFAGVGCFSIVIAKHSKVEKIYSIDINPIAVRYMWENIKLNNVHGKIVPIEGDAKDVILERLRDTANRVLMPLPEKALEYLPYAFLSLKNGRGWIHYYDFENAKKNENPVEKVKAKVADKLKKLNVNFEMPFSRIVRTTGPNWYQIVVDILCKGLKTSKF
- a CDS encoding Trm112 family protein, whose amino-acid sequence is MKRKLMEILACPIDKHHPLELYVFEEREEIVEGLIVCPECLRWYPIRDEIPEMLPDELRKEIEDLPFLKKWKEKIPEKILLEGKPFNLKKS
- the glmM gene encoding phosphoglucosamine mutase; protein product: MINAGRLFGTNGIRGIANKELTPELAAKIGSAIGTFFKKGKLIVGHDARTSSPMLAKAVISGLNATGCNVLFAGMAPTPALQYATKKHKVDGAVIITASHNPPEYNGIKVVWNDGIEISREQEIEIENIFFEERVQYAEWCKIGETRPLIGIIDEYMEAIKAHIDINKIADKRYHVVVDAANSVGALAVPKILRDLGCRVTTINANIDGTFPGRPPEPRPENLKDLALAVKAVNADVGVAFDGDADRSIFVDETGEIHWGDKTFALVEKYFLMRNPGEKVVSPVSSSTLIRDIAEAYGGEVVWTKVGSVTVSHTMKKLNAKLGGEENGGIFYGPHQAVRDGGMATALILDIMAETGQKLSQLLGELPRYFIEKGKVECPNKLKEKVLENLIAETKGLNIETIDGIKIWFEDKSSILMRPSGTEPLYRIYAEAKTKERAEELVREFSLKLKRIIDSVKS
- a CDS encoding nucleotide sugar dehydrogenase; the encoded protein is MMMSDAAIKESKDPEPCEKFTVCVVGCGRSGILHACLFVEAGVNVICADEDRTLVERVSKGRVPFLRQEVEPVLRKNLDDGRLRVTSNLEGAVTLSNIIVVTTPTEINEKDRVDYSNIEKNLKRIGLNLRKNTLVIITSVVGVNVTENILKEVLENTSGLKLGVDFYLAYSPVLDWKTHTLKSLANYKRIVAAFDENSLEKASDFLGSVTKTLPIKTMDVRAAETAILLEAMRRKIGSVLANEFAFFCEKIGVDYLTVQSLLTADLGEFVQPTLDCTVDNELLILSEDAESHNIKLRTLAVSLESNKEMLRHAVALIQEALKSCGKTTRRARVALLGISQNRNIMDTPKNSLKMFVGMLERRGVKLSLYDPYLPQKFSTELELPPIKENLTEALEGADCVVIFTGHDQFKRLNLKKLKLLMKMPAAIVDFEGILDPVKVESEGFVYRGLGRGLRKNG